One window of Ziziphus jujuba cultivar Dongzao chromosome 5, ASM3175591v1 genomic DNA carries:
- the LOC107435710 gene encoding G-type lectin S-receptor-like serine/threonine-protein kinase LECRK1, which yields MNHCSFGIKNMATEILFVLLVMQSFTKTASQLHRTSTIQLGSSLSPNNNSYWVSNSGQFAFGFYRQGNGFYIGIWFERIDQKTVVWTANRDTPPLPHDSVLLLSHDGKLILKDEKGSHTPISNSSVPASSASMLDTGNFVLYDKNSTIVWQSFDVPTDTLLYKQPLFPTKELVSGESETNPASGRFRLRMQRDGNLVQYPVDTPTQPQYAYWASGTFTFGDNVTLNLDRNGQIYLVNSTGYRTNVSGTFADNLVYRLTVDVDGILRLYSHGLVQNQNWSVEWSSTSDKCVPLGSCGLNAYCISTYEGPSCQCLPGFDFVDGNRKNLGCKRNFSIDCVAEDEEHAYSITELNEMRLEDDPYSTFFAINKSVCVENCLRDCNCEAASFKNLRCSKQKLPLRFARPRKRKGPPWTTFIKIGNGSSAGIFFFRLRVWEYRKVSHQGSELGLVEDFSLRPYSFHELENATNGFSDQVGEGAYGTVFKGVLASNLGGDMKTVAVKRLERVVADGEREFRNEMKIIGKTHHKNLVKLLGYCHEGAHRLLVYEFMINGSLADFLFESEKRPNWEERIQISINIARGILYLHEECETQIIHCDIKPENILMDDQKQAKIADFGLSKLLMPNQTRTYTGFRGTRGYVAPEWHKNMAITVKADVYSFGIVLLEIICCRRSVDLGVPEAEEILTNWVWDCFAIGEVDKLVKHGEDEECVEKERLEKMIKVGLWCIQEDPSLRPSMKNVVLMLEGTVEIPDPPSSASFLSAV from the exons ATGAACCATTGCTCTTTCGGAATTAAGAACATGGCCacagaaattttgtttgttcttcTGGTTATGCAATCATTCACTAAAACTGCCTCCCAACTACATAGAACTTCCACGATTCAATTAGGCTCTTCTCTTTCACCAAACAACAACTCCTACTGGGTTTCAAACTCTGGCCAGTTTGCTTTCGGATTCTACAGGCAAGGAAATGGTTTCTATATTGGAATCTGGTTCGAGAGAATCGACCAGAAAACTGTTGTTTGGACAGCAAACAGAGACACTCCACCCCTTCCCCATGACTCTGTTTTGCTTCTTAGCCATGATGGAAAACTCATTTTGAAAGATGAAAAAGGTTCACACACACCCATTTCTAATTCCTCTGTTCCTGCTTCCTCTGCTTCCATGCTCGACACTGGAAACTTCGTCCTCTACGATAAGAATTCGACGATAGTATGGCAGAGTTTCGATGTTCCAACAGATACCCTTTTGTACAAGCAACCTCTGTTTCCTACGAAAGAGCTCGTCTCCGGCGAGTCGGAGACGAATCCTGCAAGTGGAAGATTTCGACTGAGGATGCAGAGGGATGGGAATCTTGTTCAATACCCTGTAGACACTCCAACTCAACCCCAGTATGCTTATTGGGCATCTGGAACATTCACCTTTGGAGACAATGTGACTCTGAATCTCGATCGAAATGGGCAAATTTACCTTGTTAATTCGACCGGTTATAGGACCAATGTTAGTGGAACTTTTGCTGACAATCTTGTATACCGTTTGACAGTTGATGTAGATGGTATACTAAGATTGTACTCTCATGGTTTAGTTCAGAACCAGAACTGGTCCGTCGAGTGGTCTTCGACCAGTGACAAGTGTGTTCCTCTGGGCTCGTGCGGCTTAAATGCATATTGTATTTCCACATATGAGGGCCCTTCTTGTCAATGTCTTCCCGGTTTCGATTTCGTCGATGGAAATCGGAAGAATTTAGGCTGCAAGAGGAACTTCAGCATAGATTGTGTAGCAGAGGACGAAGAACATGCATATTCCATTACAGAGTTGAATGAGATGAGGTTAGAAGATGATCCTTATTCAACTTTCTTTGCCATTAACAAATCTGTATGCGTGGAGAATTGTCTGAGAGACTGTAACTGCGAAGCTGCGTCGTTTAAGAACCTAAGATGCAGTAAGCAAAAGCTTCCTTTGAGATTCGCAAGACCTCGGAAACGCAAAGGACCTCCATGGACAACCTTTATCAAGATAGGAAATGGGAGTTCAG ctggcattttctttttcagattGCGTGTTTGGGAATACAGGAAAGTTTCGCATCAAGGAAGTGAATTAGGATTGGTTGAAGATTTCAGTCTCCGACCATATTCATTTCATGAATTGGAAAATGCCACGAATGGATTCAGCGACCAAGTTGGCGAAGGAGCATACGGGACGGTTTTCAAAGGTGTTTTAGCATCTAACCTCGGCGGTGATATGAAAACCGTCGCCGTTAAAAGGCTCGAGAGAGTCGTGGCGGATGGAGAAAGAGAATTCAGAAACGAAATGAAAATAATCGGAAAAACCCATCACAAGAATCTTGTCAAATTGCTTGGTTATTGCCATGAAGGAGCTCACAGACTGCTAGTTTACGAGTTCATGATCAATGGTTCACTTGCGGATTTCCTTTTTGAATCAGAAAAAAGACCAAATTGGGAAGAAAGAATCCAAATTTCCATAAACATAGCCAGAGGAATACTCTACTTGCACGAAGAATGTGAAACACAGATAATCCATTGCGATATCAAACCGGAAAACATCCTCATGGACGATCAGAAACAAGCAAAGATTGCGGATTTCGGATTGTCCAAGTTATTGATGCCGAACCAAACTAGAACATACACTGGTTTTAGAGGAACAAGAGGGTATGTAGCTCCTGAATGGCATAAGAACATGGCGATAACAGTGAAAGCGGATGTCTACAGTTTTGGAATCGTATTGCTGGAGATCATTTGCTGTAGGAGGAGTGTGGATCTGGGAGTTCCTGAAGCTGAAGAAATCCTCACGAATTGGGTTTGGGATTGCTTTGCAATTGGTGAAGTTGATAAGCTTGTGAAACATGGTGAAGATGAAGAGTGTGTTGAGAAAGAGAGATTGGAGAAGATGATAAAGGTGGGGCTTTGGTGTATACAAGAAGATCCTTCACTTAGACCTTCAATGAAGAATGTGGTTTTGATGTTGGAAGGGACTGTTGAAATTCCAGACCCTCCTAGTTCTGCGTCTTTTCTTAGTGCTGTTTGA